A window of the Gossypium hirsutum isolate 1008001.06 chromosome A05, Gossypium_hirsutum_v2.1, whole genome shotgun sequence genome harbors these coding sequences:
- the LOC121228937 gene encoding uncharacterized protein, which translates to MSVVDYEREFLRLSRYVIVFVPTEIESCKLFLRGLCDDLQVQLVSHRITEFTNLVEQVRMVEQTLGFDKKTETTRTIGKRPGAATSNLQSKRSKEFHVTSRSLKSETSRVSIVVSSPLGQSVLVDQSFSDFDLILGMDWLMEHGVILDCRKKKFVIQSEDSDMIERVKVEHQVPTGLLQPISIPEWKWVHITMDFVMGYLYQQRFTGAQSGSRNRGSIVERLYSNGAELFRGIAGTNPIMAKYWKETAKHILEDIDYTTKQKLKRAMSLLRDSAYKWGERIKDIVFGEEYVDISQHIFLISIDDILVYLKIEDEHDEHFTVVLLHEVTFLGHVVSAEGIRVDPRKIEAVLEWKQPKIISEIHSFLELAGLRAGVIRLVLERCGSVVTRLVDLTTVTCGSGDLSLWTRSWGLLGFEGAEGLGLQD; encoded by the exons ATGTCTGTGGTTGATTATGAACGTGAGTTTTTGCGACTTAGTAGGTACGTTATTGTATTTGTGCCAACTGAAATTGAAAGTTGCAAGTTATTTTTGCGTGGTTTATGTGATGACTTACAAGTACAGTTAGTATCGCATAGAATTACAGAGTTTACGAATTTAGTTGAACAGGTGAGAATGGTAGAACAAACTCTAGGTTTTGATAAGAAGACTGAGACTACTCGTACTATTGGAAAGCGTCCTGGAGCTGCTACTTCAAATCTACAATcgaagagatcaaaagaatttcATG TTACATCGAGGAGTTTAAAATCTGAGACATCTAGAGTATCGATAGTGGTGTCTAGTCCGTTAGGACAATCTGTGTTAGTGGATCAG TCATTTAgcgattttgatttgattttgggcatggattggcttaTGGAACATGGAGTGATTCTGGATTGTCGTAAAAAGAAGTTTGTTATTCAGAGTGAAGATAGTGAtatgattgag CGAGTTAAGGTAGAACATCAGGTTCCtacaggattacttcagcctatttctattcctgaatggaaatgggttCATATCACTATGGATTTCGTAATGGGTTACCTTTAtcagcaa AGGTTCACTGGGGCTCAGTCTGGTAGTAGAAATCGTGGATCTATTGTTGAGAGGCTCTATTCAAATGGGGCAGAGTTGTTTAGGGGTATTGCTGGAACCAACCCTATAATGGCTAAATACTGGAAGGAGACCGCTAAGCATATTTTGGAGGATATAGACTACACTACAAAGCAGAAACTTAAGCGTGCCATGTCCTTATTGAGGGACTCAGCTTACAAATG GGGGGAGAGAATTAAGGATATTGTCTTTGGAGAAGAATATGTTGATATTTCTCAACACATTTTCTTAATTTCTATTGACGACATACTGGTGTATTTGAAAATcgaggatgaacatgatgaacacTTCACGGTGGTTCT GTTACATGAAGTGAcgtttttgggtcatgtggtttctgctgaggggattagggtagATCCTCGGAAGATTGAGGCAGTATTGGAATGGAAGCAGCCTAAGATTATATCTGAGATTCATAGTTTTCTGGAACTGGCAGG GTTAAGGGCCGGAGTGATTCGATTAGTATTGGAGCGGTGTGGTTCTGTTGTTACTCGTCTAGTAG ATTTGACAACAGTGACTTGTGGGAGTGGTGACTTATCTCTTTGGACCCGTAGTTGGGGGCTGCTCGGATTTGAAG GTGCTGAAGGCTTAGGATTGCAAGACTAG